The Rhineura floridana isolate rRhiFlo1 chromosome 8, rRhiFlo1.hap2, whole genome shotgun sequence genome includes a region encoding these proteins:
- the LOC133390272 gene encoding tubulin alpha-8 chain, translating into MRECISVHVGQAGVQIGNACWELFCLEHGIHPDGTFQNQPNRVNDDDSFTTFFSETRTGKHVPRAVMVDLEPTVVDEVRAGTYRQLFHPEQLIAGKEDAANNYARGHYTIGKESIDMVLDRIRKLTDACCGLQGFLIFHSFGGGTGSGFTSLLMERLSVDYGKKSKLEFAIYPAPQVSTAVVEPYNSILTTHTTLEHSDCAFMVDNEAIYDICRRNLDIERPTYTNLNRLISQIVSSITASLRFDGALNVDLTEFQTNLVPYPRIHFPLVTYAPIISSERAYHEQLSVAEITSSCFEPNNQMVKCDPRHGKYMACCMLYRGDVVPKDVNVAIAAIKTKRTIQFVDWCPTGFKVGINYQPPTIVPGGDLAQVQRAVCMLSNTTAIAEAWARLDHKFDLMYAKRAFVHWYVGEGMEEGEFAEAREDLAALEKDYEEVGTDSVEEENDGEEY; encoded by the exons ATG CGTGAGTGCATCTCTGTTCATGTTGGGCAAGCTGGAGTTCAGATTGGTAATGCGTGCTGGGAGCTTTTCTGCTTAGAACATGGCATCCACCCCGATGGTACTTTCCAGAATCAACCCAACAGAGTTAACGATGATGACTCGTTTACCACATTCTTCAGTGAAACACGCACAGGAAAACACGTGCCACGGGCTGTCATGGTGGACCTAGAACCCACTGTAGTAG ATGAAGTGCGGGCGGGCACTTACCGCCAGCTTTTCCATCCAGAGCAGCTGATTGCTGGCAAGGAAGATGCAGCTAACAACTATGCCCGTGGTCACTACACCATTGGCAAGGAGAGCATTGACATGGTATTAGATCGTATTCGCAAGCTG ACTGATGCCTGTTGTGGGCTACAGGGATTCCTGATTTTCCACAGCTTTGGCGGAGGCACAGGCTCTGGCTTTACCTCCCTGCTGATGGAGCGCCTGTCAGTGGACTATGGCAAGAAGTCCAAACTGGAGTTTGCCATCTATCCGGCACCCCAGGTTTCAACTGCAGTGGTGGAGCCCTACAATTCTATCCTGACCACCCACACCACCTTGGAGCATTCCGACTGCGCCTTCATGGTGGACAACGAGGCCATCTATGACATCTGCCGTCGTAATTTGGACATCGAGCGCCCCACTTACACCAACCTGAACCGCCTCATCAGCCAGATTGTCTCCTCCATCACCGCTTCCCTGCGTTTCGATGGGGCCCTCAATGTGGACTTGACCGAGTTCCAGACCAACCTGGTGCCATACCCTCGCATCCACTTCCCGCTGGTGACCTACGCACCCATCATCTCTTCCGAGAGGGCCTACCACGAGCAGCTCTCTGTGGCTGAAATCACCAGCTCCTGCTTTGAGCCCAACAATCAGATGGTGAAATGTGACCCCCGCCATGGGAAGTACATGGCCTGCTGCATGCTCTACCGTGGTGATGTGGTGCCCAAAGATGTCAACGTAGCGATCGCTGCTATCAAGACCAAGAGAACAATCCAGTTTGTTGACTGGTGTCCAACTGGCTTCAAG GTTGGCATCAATTACCAGCCTCCCACCATAGTTCCTGGGGGTGACCTTGCTCAAGTGCAGCGTGCTGTTTGCATGCTCAGTAACACAACAGCCATTGCCGAGGCCTGGGCAAGACTGGACCACAAGTTTGATCTGATGTATGCCAAGCGAGCTTTTGTGCACTGGTATGTCGGTGAAGGCATGGAGGAAGGAGAGTTTGCTGAGGCCCGGGAAGATTTAGCTGCGCTGGAGAAAGACTATGAGGAAGTTGGAACAGACTCCGTTGAAGAAGAAAATGATGGGGAAGAATATTAA